A window of Tripterygium wilfordii isolate XIE 37 chromosome 7, ASM1340144v1, whole genome shotgun sequence contains these coding sequences:
- the LOC120002779 gene encoding protein PSY2-like codes for MSLGVRLCLFLLLALSVVSSASDTLVSGNKMALSVVEPAGRSLRVIVKDYDDPSANRGHDPPQSGKVDGRGGGKGDGLGGGRGGVGGGRG; via the exons ATGAGTTTGGGCGTTCGATTGTGCTTGTTTTTATTGCTCGCACTGTCTGTAGTCTCCTCTGCTAGCGACACCCTTGTTTCAG GCAATAAAATGGCTTTGTCCGTCGTTGAACCTGCTGGAAGGTCTTTGAGGGTGATCGTCAAAGACTACGATGACCCGTCTGCGAACCGCGGCCACGATCCTCCACAAAGCGGCAAAGTCGATGGCCGTGGTGGTGGAAAAGGCGATGGTCTTGGCGGCGGCAGAGGTGGTGTCGGTGGAGGGAGAGGATGA
- the LOC120002350 gene encoding uncharacterized protein LOC120002350 — protein MSTASESSGRWRKRKRKTMGCRGKLSVHDPVEVRSVEDGFLGSWHSGILIACGRQNSSVKYDDILADDGITQLVELLPGVDCEAKLKKGTCRGRIRPLPPLLRVVKSGLPYGLCVDVRYLDAWWEGVIFDHEDGSKERRIFFPDLGDELKADIDDLRITQDWDEDSGNWRQRGTWLFLELIKKYEQDQFLPVSAKQIWYDFREKEGFEKIKEWASTAERSLWEELLLEVYNDNLEIAVSHFFRDSGLEGGKEQEAPLQLEYSKSTVEPNFSPVLDLTDSLHLVPVKTLESPMNINLRTLGDKPSILPLDLSVSPSSADDSEAVLSSESSEINGKYTVSKNRRSQKWQSANLEIVHDAEFCPDAMAQYVRMGNKRGHPTLWEKIRKHLKYLGWNIEYKRDYRNNSRLCYTSPLGKAYYSLRQICLELSESTTETLSPAFQRGQRSLPTLPDDYICSLITQPEPAQNQDQTSGTKLIVSSHSDGLLVEAECCPQAVIDWYECGQRNDDKDKISTEEKRNMILKARKHLSALGWRFQYKNKKMKRELNYISPSGKTYNSLRVACKDCINGQVTKCNAYTDKQAERLPRAQNSRLPKLRREEISGASSGGRDKMKGSHPTRILRSSKRVQQALNPSSSYHGARTVLSWLIDHNVVLPRTKVYYRGRKDQRPMKVGRITRNGIKCNCCMKVYTLSGFEAHAGSSRHKPSACIFLEDGRSLLDCQLQIKNGNKMKKTADPCQGLEDSFHQGENDHICSVCHYGGDLILCDRCPSSFHKGCLGLKVVPGGDWFCPSCCCRICGLSKFKEDAEHSMCSKVISCTQCERKYHVGCVENRGNMSERYLETSWFCSIKCEEISLGLYKLLGRPIPVGVNNLTWTILKFMRSGVDGPDASDCDEMIENYSKLNVALGVMHECFETVKEPYTGRDLVEDVIFSRWSELNRLNFRGFYTVLLERNDELITAATVRVHGAKVAEVPLVGTRFQYRRLGMCRILMNELEKMLMKLGVERLVLPAVPSVLNTWTTKFRFSKMMNSERLQFVDYTFLDFQETVMCQKHLVNIPSVDSRQSMVHNHCDFAASQPSLCNNECGQRDNIDFDGSSSTSDVLQAEQIDESGIVDQGLKGSVAANSSWVGEDQLVVMVKQPSHLECEPFPAKFGLECLVEDTTSKKKEFSDPICGSTRFEKERLDGAKGNLLCYKRRKILNGSS, from the exons ATGTCGACTGCTTCTGAAAGTTCTGGCAGATGGAGGAAGAGAAAGCGCAAAACAATGGGCTGCAGAGGAAAGCTCTCTGTTCACGACCCCGTGGAG GTGAGGAGTGTAGAAGACGGGTTCCTGGGTTCATGGCACTCTGGAATTCTCATTGCATGTGGTAGACAAAATAGCAGTGTCAAATACGACGATATTTTAGCAGATGATGGTATCACTCAATTAGTTGAACTTCTGCCAGGCGTTGATTGTGAGGCCAAACTGAAGAAGGGTACTTGTCGTGGACGCATAAGGCCATTGCCGCCTCTGCTTAGGGTAGTGAAATCAGGACTCCCTTATGGACTGTGTGTAGATGTTCGTTATCTGGATGCTTGGTGGGAAGGTGTTATATTTGACCACGAAGATGGTTCAAAGGAGAGGAGGATTTTTTTTCCAGACTTGGGTGATGAATTGAAGGCTGACATTGATGATTTACGGATTACCCAAGATTGGGATGAGGATTCTGGGAATTGGCGGCAACGTGGGACCTGgttgtttcttgagttgatcaAGAAATATGAGCAGGATCAGTTTCTTCCTGTTTCTGCAAAACAGATTTGGTATGACTTTCGAGAAAAAGAGGGCTTTGAGAAGATTAAGGAGTGGGCTTCTACTGCGGAGAGATCTTTATGGGAAGAGTTGCTTTTGGAGGTTTATAATGATAACCTTGAGATTGCTGTGAGCCATTTCTTCCGTGACTCAGGCCTTGAAGGAGGCAAGGAGCAAGAAGCCCCCTTGCAGTTGGAGTATTCTAAATCAACTGTAGAACCTAACTTTAGTCCTGTGCTGGATTTGACTGACTCTCTGCATTTGGTACCAGTCAAGACTCTTGAGAGTCCCATGAACATCAACTTGAGGACACTGGGTGACAAACCTAGCATTTTACCTCTTGATTTATCAGTATCACCCTCTTCTGCAGATGATTCTGAAGCAGTTCTTAGTTCCGAATCCAGTGAGATAAATGGGAAGTATACAGTTTCAAAGAACAGAAGAAGTCAAAAATGGCAATCTGCTAACCTTGAAATAGTTCATGACGCAGAGTTCTGTCCAGATGCCATGGCCCAATATGTACGCATGGGAAACAAACGTGGTCATCCAACTTTATGGGAGAAGATCAGGAAACATCTTAAATATCTTGGATGGAATATTGAGTACAAGAGAGATTACAGAAACAATAGCAGACTGTGTTACACCTCTCCTCTTGGGAAGGCCTACTATTCCCTTCGTCAGATTTGCCTTGAATTAAGTGAATCTACTACAGAGACTCTTTCTCCAGCCTTCCAACGTGGCCAGAGAAGTTTGCCTACTCTCCCTGATGATTATATCTGTTCACTTATTACTCAGCCAGAGCCAGCACAGAATCAGGATCAAACCTCTGGCACTAAACTGATTGTTTCTTCTCATTCGGATGGGCTTCTTGTTGAAGCTGAATGTTGCCCTCAAGCTGTTATAGACTGGTATGAGTGTGGGCAAAGGAATGACGACAAGGACAAGATAAGTACAGAAGAGAAAAGGAATATGATATTAAAAGCAAGGAAGCATCTCTCTGCCCTAGGATGGAGATTTCagtacaaaaacaagaaaatgaaacGTGAGCTGAATTATATATCGCCTAGCGGAAAAACATATAATTCACTCCGAGTTGCCTGCAAAGACTGTATAAATGGGCAAGTCACCAAATGCAATGCGTATACTGATAAACAAGCCGAAAGACTGCCACGGGCGCAAAATTCTAGACTCCCAAAGCTGAGAAGGGAAGAAATATCTGGAGCTTCATCAGGAGGAAGAGATAAAATGAAAGGTAGTCATCCAACCCGAATACTAAGATCAAGCAAAAGAGTTCAGCAGGCTCTCAATCCAAGTTCTTCCTATCATGGTGCTCGGACAGTACTGTCTTGGTTGATAGACCATAATGTGGTGCTGCCAAGAACAAAAGTATATTACCGTGGCAGAAAGGACCAACGCCCAATGAAAGTGGGACGAATAACTAGAAATGGGATCAAGTGTAATTGTTGCATGAAGGTATATACTCTTAGTGGCTTTGAAGCTCATGCGGGCAGCAGTCGTCATAAACCATCTGCCTGTATCTTTTTGGAAGATGGCAGGTCTCTACTAGATTGCCAGTTGCAAATAAAAAATGGTAATAAGATGAAAAAAACTGCAGATCCATGTCAGGGGTTGGAGGACAGTTTCCATCAAGGCGAGAATGACCATATATGTTCTGTTTGTCACTATGGTGGTGATCTGATTCTATGTGATCGGTGTCCATCCTCGTTCCATAAGGGTTGTCTTGGTTTGAAG GTTGTTCCAGGTGGTGATTGGTTTTGCCCATCCTGCTGCTGTAGAATATGCGGGCTAAGTAAATTCAAGGAGGACGCTGAGCATTCTATGTGTAGTAAAGTAATTAGTTGCACTCAATGTGAGCGTAAAT ATCATGTTGGGTGCGTTGAAAACAGAGGCAATATGTCTGAGCGCTATCTTGAAACAAGCTGGTTTTGCAGCATAAAATGTGAAGAG ATATCCTTGGGCCTTTACAAGCTTCTGGGAAGGCCAATTCCAGTTGGCGTGAACAACCTTACTTGGACAATATTAAAGTTTATGCGATCTGGTGTTGATGGACCCGATGCTTCCGATTGTGATGAAATGATCGAGAACTACAGCAAACTCAATGTTGCTCTTGGTGTGATGCATGAGTGCTTCGAGACTGTTAAAGAGCCATACACTGGGAGAGATCTTGTTGAAGATGTTATTTTCAGTAGATG GTCAGAGCTTAACCGTCTGAATTTCCGAGGGTTCTACACTGTACTTTTAGAGAGGAATGATGAATTGATTACTGCAGCAACAGTTAG GGTGCACGGAGCGAAGGTAGCAGAAGTGCCTCTTGTCGGCACCAGGTTCCAATATCGTCGACTTGGAATGTGTCGCATATTGATGAACGAGCTTGAAAAG ATGCTCATGAAGTTAGGAGTAGAGAGGCTCGTTTTGCCTGCTGTTCCTAGTGTGCTGAACACATGGACTACTAAATTTAGGTTCTCAAAGATGATGAATTCTGAGAGATTACAGTTTGTAGATTACACTTTTCTGGACTTCCAGGAGACAGTCATGTGCCAGAAGCATCTAGTAAATATCCCTTCGGTAGATTCAAGGCAATCCATGGTTCACAATCATTGCGATTTTGCAGCATCCCAACCTTCGCTTTGCAACAATGAATGTGGGCAGCGTGataatattgattttgatgGGTCCAGTTCCACTTCCGATGTCCTCCAAGCAGAACAAATTGATGAAAGTGGAATTGTGGACCAAGGACTGAAGGG TTCTGTTGCAGCCAATAGCAGTTGGGTTGGTGAGGACCAATTGGTTGTTATG GTGAAGCAACCATCTCATCTCGAATGTGAACCATTCCCTGCCAAGTTTGGTCTTGAATGCTTGGTTGAGGATACAACCTCGAAAAAGAAGGAATTTAGTGATCCTATTTGTGGTTCAACAAGATTTGAAAAGGAAAGATTGGATGGTGCTAAAGGCAACTTACTATGCTACAAGCGAAGAAAGATATTAAATGGTTCAAGCTGA
- the LOC120002351 gene encoding protein PMR5-like isoform X1 yields MPTKKPNPKTNKNPLPLSQSVLFNFPIFMRSCSSSSMAASSGFRSFLLSIICSILLQTQMASSALLLSLKNHHSHNHHKTRPMFQTNRSSCSLFTGTWVRDDSYPLYQYSDCQIISPEFNCQMYGRPDSGYLRYRWAPLNCEMPRFNGHEFLERMRGKTVMFVGDSLGRDQWESFICLISTTAPSTSTQLSRGEPLSTFKFLDYGVTVSYYKAPYLVDIDVEGGKRVLKLEDISQNGNAWRGVDLLSFNTGHWWNHKGSSQGWEYMESGGTYYQDMDRLVAMEKGLRTWANWVDSNVDSTRTKVFFLSISPTHNNPSEWSAGPTTITSAKNCYGETSPMSGTTYPGEYIEQTRVVDAVLRDMTVPTYLLDITMLSAVRKDGHPSIYSGDLSPQQRANPGRYADCVHWCLPGLPDTWNQLFYAALFF; encoded by the exons ATGCCTACGAAAAAACCAAaccccaaaacaaacaaaaaccctctccctctctctcagtCCGTGCTTTTTAATTTTCCAATCTTCATGAGGAGTTGCAGCAGTTCATCAATGGCGGCTTCATCTGGGTTTCGTAGCTTCTTGTTAAGCATTATCTGCTCTATCTTGCTACAAACCCAGATGGCCTCTTCAGCTCTTCTACTGAGCTTGAAAAACCACCATAGCCACAACCACCACAAAACCCGGCCGATGTTCCAGACCAACCGTAGCTCCTGTTCTCTTTTTACCGGAACTTGGGTTCGTGACGATTCGTATCCTCTGTACCAGTACTCGGACTGTCAGATCATCTCCCCGGAATTCAATTGCCAGATGTACGGACGACCCGATTCGGGTTACCTCCGGTACCGATGGGCTCCTCTGAACTGCGAGATGCCGAG GTTCAATGGCCATGAGTTTTTGGAGAGAATGAGAGGGAAAACTGTGATGTTCGTTGGCGACTCTCTCGGTCGGGACCAATGGGAGTCGTTCATTTGTTTGATTTCAACGACGGCGCCGTCGACTTCGACGCAGTTGAGCAGGGGAGAACCTCTCTCAACCTTTAAGTTCTTG GATTATGGAGTGACTGTATCATATTACAAAGCACCGTATTTGGTGGACATAGATGTGGAGGGAGGAAAGAGAGTTCTAAAGCTGGAGGACATATCACAGAATGGCAACGCTTGGAGAGGAGTCGACCTCCTTTCCTTTAACACCGGTCATTGGTGGAACCACAAAGGATCTTCCCAAGG GTGGGAATACATGGAATCAGGAGGGACATATTACCAGGACATGGATCGACTGGTTGCAATGGAGAAAGGACTGAGGACATGGGCCAATTGGGTTGATTCCAACGTTGACAGCACCAGAACCAAAGTTTTCTTCCTCTCCATCTCTCCTACACATAACAA TCCAAGCGAGTGGAGTGCAGGGCCAACAACGATTACTTCAGCGAAGAATTGCTATGGAGAGACCTCACCAATGAGCGGAACGACATACCCAGGAGAGTACATAGAGCAGACGAGGGTGGTGGATGCAGTGCTTAGGGACATGACAGTTCCTACTTATCTGTTAGACATTACAATGCTTTCTGCGGTAAGAAAAGATGGGCATCCCTCAATATACAGTGGCGATTTGAGCCCCCAACAGAGAGCTAACCCTGGCAGATACGCTGATTGCGTCCACTGGTGCCTCCCTGGATTGCCTGATACTTGGAATCAACTCTTCTACGCTGCTTTGTTTTTctaa
- the LOC120002351 gene encoding protein PMR5-like isoform X2 has translation MPTKKPNPKTNKNPLPLSQSVLFNFPIFMRSCSSSSMAASSGFRSFLLSIICSILLQTQMASSALLLSLKNHHSHNHHKTRPMFQTNRSSCSLFTGTWVRDDSYPLYQYSDCQIISPEFNCQMYGRPDSGYLRYRWAPLNCEMPRFNGHEFLERMRGKTVMFVGDSLGRDQWESFICLISTTAPSTSTQLSRGEPLSTFKFLDYGVTVSYYKAPYLVDIDVEGGKRVLKLEDISQNGNAWRGVDLLSFNTGHWWNHKGSSQGWEYMESGGTYYQDMDRLVAMEKGLRTWANWVDSNVDSTRTKVFFLSISPTHNKANNDYFSEELLWRDLTNERNDIPRRVHRADEGGGCSA, from the exons ATGCCTACGAAAAAACCAAaccccaaaacaaacaaaaaccctctccctctctctcagtCCGTGCTTTTTAATTTTCCAATCTTCATGAGGAGTTGCAGCAGTTCATCAATGGCGGCTTCATCTGGGTTTCGTAGCTTCTTGTTAAGCATTATCTGCTCTATCTTGCTACAAACCCAGATGGCCTCTTCAGCTCTTCTACTGAGCTTGAAAAACCACCATAGCCACAACCACCACAAAACCCGGCCGATGTTCCAGACCAACCGTAGCTCCTGTTCTCTTTTTACCGGAACTTGGGTTCGTGACGATTCGTATCCTCTGTACCAGTACTCGGACTGTCAGATCATCTCCCCGGAATTCAATTGCCAGATGTACGGACGACCCGATTCGGGTTACCTCCGGTACCGATGGGCTCCTCTGAACTGCGAGATGCCGAG GTTCAATGGCCATGAGTTTTTGGAGAGAATGAGAGGGAAAACTGTGATGTTCGTTGGCGACTCTCTCGGTCGGGACCAATGGGAGTCGTTCATTTGTTTGATTTCAACGACGGCGCCGTCGACTTCGACGCAGTTGAGCAGGGGAGAACCTCTCTCAACCTTTAAGTTCTTG GATTATGGAGTGACTGTATCATATTACAAAGCACCGTATTTGGTGGACATAGATGTGGAGGGAGGAAAGAGAGTTCTAAAGCTGGAGGACATATCACAGAATGGCAACGCTTGGAGAGGAGTCGACCTCCTTTCCTTTAACACCGGTCATTGGTGGAACCACAAAGGATCTTCCCAAGG GTGGGAATACATGGAATCAGGAGGGACATATTACCAGGACATGGATCGACTGGTTGCAATGGAGAAAGGACTGAGGACATGGGCCAATTGGGTTGATTCCAACGTTGACAGCACCAGAACCAAAGTTTTCTTCCTCTCCATCTCTCCTACACATAACAA GGCCAACAACGATTACTTCAGCGAAGAATTGCTATGGAGAGACCTCACCAATGAGCGGAACGACATACCCAGGAGAGTACATAGAGCAGACGAGGGTGGTGGATGCAGTGCTTAG